From a single Anaerolineales bacterium genomic region:
- a CDS encoding CPBP family intramembrane metalloprotease — protein MKYLLGEKLNFDWKIVTVTIVSTLLLMVDHYHRLTPYKYWDRVILYLVIPLLIILILFRENPREYGFSLGDWKLGLVYTALGILLMAPVIYYLGSGDESMKAYYERFLPGLPWTTFLDLIGWEFIFRGWILFAYARKFGAEALWLQAVPFALAHMGKPEVETLSTIFGGFAFGWVAWRTNSFLYPFLIHWFISTFIILVAAGVV, from the coding sequence ATGAAATATTTACTTGGCGAAAAACTGAACTTCGATTGGAAAATCGTCACAGTGACCATCGTCAGCACGCTGCTGCTGATGGTGGATCATTATCACAGGCTCACACCCTACAAATACTGGGACCGCGTCATTTTATATCTGGTCATTCCGCTTTTGATTATATTGATCCTGTTCCGCGAGAATCCGCGCGAGTATGGATTTTCACTGGGCGATTGGAAACTTGGGCTGGTCTACACCGCGCTGGGGATTCTGCTCATGGCTCCCGTCATTTATTATTTGGGGAGCGGGGACGAGTCCATGAAGGCGTATTACGAACGTTTCCTGCCTGGCTTGCCGTGGACGACCTTCCTTGACCTGATCGGCTGGGAGTTCATTTTCCGCGGTTGGATTCTGTTCGCGTATGCCCGCAAATTTGGCGCGGAAGCTCTTTGGCTCCAAGCGGTCCCATTCGCACTGGCGCACATGGGCAAGCCGGAAGTGGAGACGCTTTCCACCATCTTTGGCGGATTTGCCTTCGGCTGGGTGGCGTGGCGGACGAATTCCTTTCTGTATCCGTTTTTGATCCACTGGTTCATTTCGACCTTCATCATCCTCGTGGCGGCGGGAGTGGTGTAA
- a CDS encoding ComEA family DNA-binding protein — translation MKSALYVLVGVMAGFALAGLLVFVSRAPAGQPIELKPAPTKAPIVVHVIGAVPRPGLYQFVEGARIQDAIDAAGGLMTSANVDAINLAALLTDGQQLNIPYKSGEEPTGDDDDDSSLNLPGSGDETSTPPPSSGDRININTATVSELDSLPGIGPSLAQRIVDYRTQNGAFSTIEEIMEVSGIGPATFENIKDLITVN, via the coding sequence ATGAAAAGCGCGTTATATGTTTTGGTTGGAGTGATGGCGGGTTTTGCGCTGGCAGGCTTGTTGGTCTTTGTTTCCCGCGCGCCCGCCGGGCAGCCGATTGAGCTAAAGCCCGCACCGACCAAGGCTCCGATTGTCGTGCATGTGATCGGCGCGGTTCCGCGCCCGGGCTTGTATCAATTTGTGGAAGGAGCACGCATTCAGGATGCCATTGATGCGGCAGGCGGTTTGATGACTTCCGCGAATGTGGATGCCATCAATCTTGCCGCGCTTCTCACCGACGGACAGCAGTTGAACATCCCCTATAAATCGGGGGAGGAACCGACCGGGGATGATGACGACGATTCGTCCCTCAATTTGCCGGGTTCGGGTGATGAGACCAGCACGCCGCCACCGTCCTCCGGCGACAGGATCAACATCAATACCGCCACGGTGAGCGAGTTGGACAGCCTGCCGGGGATCGGTCCATCGCTTGCCCAGCGCATCGTTGATTATCGCACCCAAAACGGCGCATTTTCTACCATCGAAGAGATCATGGAAGTGTCCGGCATTGGTCCCGCCACATTCGAAAACATAAAAGATTTGATTACGGTCAACTGA
- a CDS encoding acyl-CoA dehydrogenase, with protein MTDLPIYPLSDEHRMLRDAARDFAQKEIAPIAAEFDESGEFPKETIKKMGGLGFMGIEVPEAYGGAGMDTLAYVLALEEICKVDASHGVIMSVNNSLYCHGILKFGTEEQKKKFIIPIASGEAIGAYSLTEPQSGSDAGTMKCRAVRDGDSYVLNGRKSWVTSGPVADHFVVFMMTDPDKKQKGVTAFLVEGNAPGLTRGKKEPKLGIRASATSELIFEGCRIPAENRLGEEGDGFRIAMTVLDAGRIGIATQALGIAEAAYEAARQYAGQREAFGQPIGAFQGTGFKIADMKTRIEASRLLIYNAAIAKEQSKQTGGRYSLEASMAKLFASETAMYVTHQAVQIHGGMGYSKELPVERYFRDAKITEIYEGTSEIQRLVISRTELGTR; from the coding sequence ATGACAGACCTGCCAATTTACCCGCTTAGTGACGAACACCGAATGCTGCGCGATGCCGCGCGCGATTTTGCCCAAAAAGAGATCGCACCCATCGCCGCAGAATTTGACGAGAGCGGCGAATTTCCAAAGGAAACCATCAAAAAAATGGGGGGGCTGGGCTTCATGGGGATTGAGGTCCCGGAGGCATACGGCGGCGCCGGCATGGACACGCTGGCGTATGTCCTGGCGCTTGAAGAGATCTGCAAAGTGGATGCTTCGCACGGCGTCATCATGTCGGTCAATAATTCGCTGTACTGCCACGGCATCTTGAAGTTCGGCACGGAGGAACAAAAGAAGAAATTCATCATACCCATCGCTTCAGGCGAAGCCATTGGTGCCTACTCGCTGACGGAGCCGCAAAGCGGGTCAGACGCGGGCACAATGAAATGCCGTGCCGTACGAGATGGCGATTCCTACGTGCTGAACGGACGCAAATCCTGGGTCACCAGCGGACCGGTGGCAGATCACTTCGTCGTCTTTATGATGACCGACCCCGACAAAAAACAAAAAGGCGTGACGGCGTTTCTCGTGGAAGGTAATGCGCCCGGACTCACGCGCGGAAAAAAGGAGCCGAAACTCGGCATCCGCGCTTCCGCCACCAGCGAATTGATCTTTGAAGGCTGCCGCATCCCTGCCGAAAACAGGTTGGGCGAGGAAGGCGACGGCTTCAGGATCGCCATGACCGTCCTTGACGCGGGGCGCATCGGGATCGCCACACAGGCGCTCGGGATTGCCGAAGCGGCGTACGAGGCGGCGAGGCAGTATGCGGGTCAGCGCGAAGCGTTCGGTCAGCCAATCGGCGCATTCCAAGGGACGGGCTTCAAGATCGCTGACATGAAAACGCGCATCGAAGCGTCCCGTTTGTTGATCTATAACGCCGCGATCGCCAAGGAACAATCCAAGCAGACCGGCGGACGGTATTCGCTGGAAGCATCCATGGCGAAATTGTTCGCATCGGAAACAGCCATGTACGTCACGCATCAAGCGGTTCAGATCCACGGCGGCATGGGCTACAGCAAGGAACTGCCCGTCGAGCGCTATTTCCGCGATGCAAAAATCACGGAAATCTACGAAGGCACGAGCGAAATCCAAAGATTGGTGATTTCGAGAACTGAGTTGGGAACCCGATAA
- a CDS encoding zinc-binding dehydrogenase has product MKTTLFHKHGGPEVLEYTDFPTPQPKHGEALVRLRAAALNRMDVMVRNGWQGLKLELPHINGADGAGEVAALGDNATGVQVGDRVVINANLGCGKCEFCLNKQDNMCRNWHLLGETVRGTYSEYVCVPARQLYKLPADFDFHKAAASALVYQTAWHSLVRRGGVKAGETVAVVGAGGGVNSASIQIAKYLGARVIAIGSNVQKLERAQALGADILIDRSKEEDWSKAVFLATDKRGADVIVDNVGTTFPLSLRALRKGGRLLTVGNSGAPRFEIDNRYMFAKHLSIIGSTMSTLEEFAEVMDLITAGKLQPVIDKTFPLKDAAAAQERLWHGENFGKITLEI; this is encoded by the coding sequence ATGAAAACCACTCTCTTTCACAAACATGGTGGACCAGAGGTCCTTGAATATACCGATTTCCCAACTCCCCAGCCCAAGCATGGCGAGGCGCTTGTCCGTTTACGTGCCGCCGCGCTTAACCGCATGGACGTGATGGTGCGCAACGGCTGGCAGGGACTGAAGCTTGAGCTCCCCCACATCAACGGCGCGGATGGCGCAGGCGAAGTTGCGGCTCTCGGAGACAATGCCACAGGCGTACAGGTCGGTGACCGTGTTGTCATCAATGCAAATCTGGGATGCGGGAAATGCGAATTCTGCCTGAACAAGCAGGACAACATGTGCCGAAACTGGCACCTGCTCGGCGAGACGGTGCGCGGCACCTACTCAGAATATGTCTGCGTGCCCGCCCGACAGTTGTACAAGCTGCCAGCGGATTTTGACTTCCACAAAGCCGCCGCATCCGCGTTGGTGTATCAGACGGCATGGCATTCGCTGGTCAGGCGCGGCGGGGTAAAGGCTGGAGAAACTGTGGCAGTTGTCGGCGCGGGAGGAGGCGTAAATTCCGCCAGCATCCAGATCGCAAAATATCTCGGCGCGCGTGTCATCGCGATCGGCTCGAACGTCCAAAAATTGGAACGCGCGCAGGCGCTCGGCGCGGATATCCTGATCGACCGCTCGAAAGAGGAGGATTGGTCAAAAGCGGTTTTTCTCGCCACGGATAAACGCGGCGCGGATGTGATCGTGGATAATGTCGGCACGACCTTCCCGCTGAGTTTACGCGCGCTTCGAAAAGGCGGGCGGCTGCTGACGGTTGGGAACAGCGGCGCGCCGCGTTTTGAGATCGACAACCGTTATATGTTCGCGAAACATCTCTCGATCATCGGCTCCACCATGAGCACGCTGGAGGAATTCGCCGAGGTAATGGACCTGATCACGGCGGGCAAACTCCAGCCTGTGATCGACAAGACCTTCCCATTGAAAGATGCCGCCGCCGCGCAGGAACGCTTGTGGCACGGCGAAAATTTTGGCAAGATCACACTTGAAATTTAA
- a CDS encoding DUF2007 domain-containing protein, translating to MKEEMKYELLTELTSRLEADLLESYLEANDIDVELFQESVGQNAYPVTIDMLGRVQVFVPKEKIEQARELLEIFITQE from the coding sequence ATGAAAGAAGAAATGAAATACGAATTGTTGACCGAATTGACCAGCCGCCTCGAAGCCGACCTGCTCGAGAGTTATCTCGAAGCGAACGATATCGATGTGGAATTGTTTCAAGAATCGGTTGGGCAGAACGCCTATCCCGTTACAATCGACATGTTGGGGCGCGTGCAGGTCTTCGTGCCGAAGGAAAAGATCGAACAAGCCAGGGAATTGCTGGAAATATTCATCACACAGGAGTAA
- a CDS encoding glycosyltransferase family 39 protein — MKFSFPVRIFIVALVLRLIPVFLTRGLGIGLDDMFQYDMLARSLASGNGFRWYAQEDLDLLAPYVDFDLSTAQGYDPEYGLYTSFRAPLYPVFLAFVYFLNGLDFSRFFAARLAQVIFLGAPLAPLTYLVSRSLLPASEKAARISAWIVACYPMLLVYPLGLGTENLFFVLLLSSFLFLLRSAETPSTFNLILSGILLALTALTRSVILPFVILSFFVLFFLHRRRAILFIVAFIAVVSPWVIRNSLLHQKLTGIKTSMGYNLYLGYHPEGDGSFIFGPSLDLLTIMDDSERDKIGTQRALGFIQAQPGRSVPLAVNRLGFFFGLEKRVLMYFYSNDILGFIPKPVLLTVSAILLLPFILLSISAVFGLSLLRKNPRTILLILLFASYILPHVFILSEDRFHLALIPFFAILAAYFWIGGLTGVFSRWQASASGKVTVTFALLACLLLLTNWGFELHRDADKIAALLGPDGNRTYFPY; from the coding sequence ATGAAATTTTCCTTTCCAGTTCGGATTTTTATCGTCGCGCTTGTGTTGCGGCTGATCCCCGTATTCCTCACACGCGGACTTGGCATCGGCTTGGATGATATGTTCCAATACGATATGCTGGCGCGCAGTCTCGCGTCGGGGAATGGCTTTCGTTGGTATGCGCAGGAAGATCTTGATCTGCTCGCGCCGTACGTGGATTTTGACCTTTCCACCGCGCAGGGATACGATCCTGAATACGGGCTTTACACATCCTTTCGCGCGCCGTTGTATCCCGTCTTTCTGGCGTTTGTTTACTTCCTGAACGGGTTGGATTTCTCCCGCTTCTTCGCCGCACGACTGGCGCAGGTGATCTTTCTCGGCGCGCCGCTGGCTCCGCTGACGTACCTCGTTTCTCGTTCCTTGTTGCCTGCTTCGGAAAAAGCCGCCCGCATCTCCGCGTGGATCGTTGCCTGTTACCCGATGCTTCTTGTTTATCCGCTCGGGTTGGGCACTGAAAATCTTTTCTTTGTTCTCCTTCTTTCCTCTTTTCTCTTTCTTTTGAGATCTGCTGAAACCCCTTCAACATTTAATCTGATCCTTTCAGGCATTCTGCTCGCCTTGACCGCCCTCACGCGTTCGGTCATTCTTCCTTTTGTCATACTCTCATTTTTTGTTTTGTTCTTTCTTCATCGCCGCCGCGCCATTCTTTTCATTGTTGCGTTTATTGCTGTTGTTTCGCCCTGGGTGATCCGTAATTCGCTCTTGCATCAGAAACTTACGGGCATTAAAACTTCGATGGGATATAACCTGTACCTTGGTTATCATCCCGAAGGTGACGGCTCTTTCATTTTTGGTCCGTCGCTGGATTTACTCACCATCATGGATGATTCCGAGCGTGACAAGATCGGCACGCAAAGGGCGCTGGGATTCATCCAAGCCCAGCCTGGGCGATCTGTTCCGCTGGCAGTGAACAGGCTTGGATTTTTCTTCGGGTTGGAAAAACGGGTGCTGATGTACTTCTACTCGAACGACATCCTTGGCTTCATTCCTAAGCCGGTCCTGCTGACTGTTTCTGCGATTCTGCTCCTCCCGTTTATTCTGCTCTCGATTTCCGCAGTATTTGGATTGTCCCTTTTGCGGAAAAATCCGCGGACAATTCTCTTGATATTGCTCTTTGCATCCTATATTCTGCCGCATGTGTTCATTTTGTCCGAGGATCGTTTTCACCTGGCGTTGATTCCCTTTTTTGCGATCCTCGCCGCGTATTTCTGGATTGGCGGGCTGACTGGGGTTTTTTCGCGCTGGCAGGCATCGGCATCCGGCAAGGTGACAGTGACGTTTGCCCTGCTTGCCTGTCTTCTGCTCCTGACCAACTGGGGATTTGAACTCCACCGCGATGCGGATAAAATTGCCGCCTTGCTCGGACCAGACGGCAACAGAACCTACTTCCCGTATTGA
- a CDS encoding SET domain-containing protein-lysine N-methyltransferase, which translates to MTSSFINPKCEAHEHPFGGCGVFASEKIQKGELVSMWGGKILRADQLDPDMPRFTQRVLQVDEQLYLLTAEEQEPNDCFNHSCDPNLGFFGQIGLVAIRDIEAGEELTFDYAMSDGGPYDEFDCYCGSPSCRGKVTGNDWQLPELWIKYKGYFSPYLARRIENLQR; encoded by the coding sequence ATGACATCTTCTTTCATCAATCCAAAGTGTGAAGCACACGAACATCCCTTTGGCGGTTGCGGCGTGTTCGCTTCCGAAAAGATCCAAAAAGGCGAGTTGGTTTCCATGTGGGGCGGGAAGATCCTCCGCGCTGATCAACTCGACCCTGATATGCCGCGTTTCACCCAGCGCGTTTTACAAGTGGACGAGCAACTGTATTTGCTGACCGCGGAAGAACAGGAACCGAACGATTGCTTTAACCATTCGTGCGACCCAAATTTGGGTTTCTTCGGGCAGATCGGCTTGGTGGCGATTCGTGATATTGAAGCAGGTGAAGAATTGACCTTCGATTACGCCATGTCGGATGGCGGACCATACGATGAATTCGATTGTTATTGCGGTTCACCGAGCTGCCGCGGCAAAGTGACTGGTAACGATTGGCAGCTGCCGGAGTTATGGATCAAATACAAGGGGTATTTCTCGCCCTATCTCGCGCGGCGTATCGAAAACCTGCAAAGATGA
- a CDS encoding acyl-CoA dehydrogenase family protein, with amino-acid sequence MNFDLNEEQKVWKKIVHDFVEKEIKPKARDVDENEEFNWDAVRKGGPVGLLGMSIPEEYGGSNVDSISNMIAMEELGWGCGSTALALAAHNGLGSTPIVRYGSEELKKKWLPLVADGQHKLAALALTEPGAGSDLKGGLTTKAEKDGGEWAINGAKMWCTNAGIAEYIITLARTDSKGGSKSLSMILVPTDSKGLTIGPAEKKMGLRGSPTHAVTYDNVRVPLENLIGVEGQGLQQTLSTLDAGRLSIGALSIGLARAAMEAAVEYARERKAFGQPLADFQSTQFKFANMEMEIELARTYLYKAAWLKDEGRPYNKEAAIAKLYATEMAERVIYDAIQIHGGYGYSRMYDVERIYRDARLMTIGEGTSEIQRLVISRHVLASE; translated from the coding sequence ATGAATTTTGATCTTAACGAAGAGCAGAAAGTCTGGAAGAAGATCGTCCACGATTTCGTGGAAAAAGAGATAAAGCCCAAAGCCCGCGACGTGGACGAGAACGAGGAGTTCAATTGGGATGCCGTCCGCAAGGGCGGTCCCGTCGGTTTGCTGGGGATGAGCATTCCCGAGGAATACGGCGGCTCGAACGTGGATTCCATCTCGAACATGATCGCAATGGAGGAACTCGGCTGGGGCTGCGGCTCGACCGCGCTGGCGCTTGCCGCACATAACGGGCTTGGTTCCACCCCGATCGTCCGCTACGGGAGCGAGGAATTGAAGAAAAAATGGCTCCCACTGGTCGCGGACGGTCAACACAAACTTGCCGCGCTGGCACTGACGGAACCCGGCGCAGGCTCGGACTTGAAAGGCGGCTTGACCACCAAAGCCGAAAAAGACGGCGGCGAGTGGGCCATCAACGGGGCGAAGATGTGGTGCACGAACGCAGGCATCGCAGAATACATCATCACGCTCGCACGCACGGACTCTAAAGGCGGCTCGAAGTCGCTGAGCATGATCCTCGTCCCGACCGATTCAAAGGGCTTGACTATCGGTCCCGCCGAGAAAAAAATGGGCTTGCGCGGCTCCCCCACCCATGCCGTGACCTACGACAATGTGCGCGTCCCGCTCGAAAATCTGATCGGCGTGGAGGGACAGGGCTTGCAGCAAACGCTGTCCACGCTGGACGCGGGGCGGTTGAGCATCGGCGCGTTGTCCATCGGGCTGGCGCGCGCGGCGATGGAAGCGGCGGTGGAGTACGCGCGGGAACGCAAAGCGTTCGGGCAACCACTGGCGGATTTCCAGTCAACGCAGTTCAAATTTGCCAACATGGAAATGGAGATCGAACTGGCGCGGACGTATCTTTACAAAGCCGCATGGCTCAAGGACGAGGGACGTCCTTACAATAAAGAAGCGGCGATCGCCAAACTATACGCCACAGAAATGGCGGAGCGGGTCATCTATGATGCCATCCAAATCCATGGCGGGTACGGCTACAGCCGCATGTACGATGTGGAGCGCATCTACCGCGACGCGCGTCTGATGACCATCGGCGAAGGAACGAGCGAGATTCAAAGATTGGTCATTTCGAGGCATGTGCTAGCAAGTGAGTGA
- a CDS encoding DsrE family protein, giving the protein MKDTVILCTRFGMGQTDISELGTKLVQKYFSLLLENDDLPPVICFYTDGVKLVTSGSPVLEQLTQMEAKGVRLVVCSTCLDMMGLADQVQVGIVGGMPDIIEAQTRAAKAITI; this is encoded by the coding sequence ATGAAGGACACCGTCATTCTATGTACAAGGTTCGGAATGGGGCAAACAGACATAAGCGAGTTGGGCACAAAGCTGGTACAAAAATACTTCTCGCTTTTACTGGAGAACGATGATCTTCCGCCGGTCATTTGCTTTTACACCGACGGCGTGAAACTGGTAACGTCCGGCTCACCCGTCCTCGAGCAGTTGACGCAAATGGAGGCAAAAGGCGTGCGGCTTGTCGTGTGCTCGACCTGTCTCGATATGATGGGGCTTGCAGATCAAGTGCAAGTCGGTATCGTCGGCGGAATGCCGGATATCATCGAAGCGCAGACAAGAGCCGCGAAAGCGATCACAATATAA
- a CDS encoding class I SAM-dependent methyltransferase, with protein sequence MPGFDHFDLIAPIYSRVTYSKTDVMREVASLPVRGRLLDVGGGTGRVANAIRDLVDDVTIADVSFGMLKETHPAALKPVCGYSESLPFADESFERVIMVDALHHVVDHAHSAREMLRVLKPGGVLVIEEPDIRTFGVKLIAIAEKLLLMRSHFLAPDQIVKLFESGETSTKSADGTAWVIVKK encoded by the coding sequence ATGCCCGGTTTTGATCACTTCGACCTGATCGCCCCCATTTATTCGCGCGTCACCTATTCCAAAACGGATGTGATGCGCGAAGTCGCGTCCCTGCCTGTGCGCGGACGTTTGCTGGATGTCGGCGGCGGCACGGGACGGGTTGCGAACGCAATTCGCGATCTGGTGGATGATGTGACGATCGCCGATGTCTCCTTCGGGATGTTGAAAGAGACGCATCCCGCCGCGCTCAAGCCTGTCTGCGGTTATTCTGAATCCCTGCCCTTCGCGGACGAATCCTTTGAACGCGTCATCATGGTGGATGCCCTACATCACGTCGTGGACCATGCCCATTCCGCGCGCGAGATGTTGCGCGTGCTGAAGCCCGGCGGCGTGCTGGTCATCGAGGAGCCCGATATCCGCACGTTTGGCGTGAAATTGATCGCGATTGCCGAAAAACTACTGCTGATGCGCAGTCACTTCCTCGCGCCCGATCAAATTGTGAAATTATTTGAAAGTGGGGAAACGAGCACCAAATCCGCGGATGGAACGGCGTGGGTCATTGTGAAAAAGTAG
- a CDS encoding glycosyltransferase family 39 protein: MSASQRNLATCLLAGGGSLAILSQITQAALPLDSRRETLILMFIGLAAFLLGIFAAREERIVPWLEDWLQKPVKWLQLETWQFVALFLALCFAILTHFAAGYSPLMISPLAAWAAWLIGISYCLMGCWNATGFSLRANWKVLALALGFAVLALPFRAIATNEIPIILMGDEASAGIYGREILEGEANNPFAAGWYAFPGLYFFIPAASISLLGSTTAALRIPSAIAGALTVGGVYLAGRIMFGKRAGILAAIALAGFHFHIHFSRIGLNNIWDGLFFVLTVGAVWYAWEKEDRNAYILTGLGIGLSQYFYPSSRALLAVVFGGIMISSVFDPQRLKRAAKNILLMIIVAVVVFLPLAWYYTRYPAQYFAPLERVSILGEWMENEILITGLPAWRILLKQLLLGIQAFTYIPLQHWYRPEVPLMRAWYAGFFLLGLVYLISRPKESRSIFLFVWLGVYILLGGLSESTPASQRYVAAAPLCALILAHGLSETVILIERMWQSSHRYTTAAILAIAILIAIGDVNFYFNKYTPHTHIALGEEPGMIAQEISNDILEKPQGTQAFFFKNSVMGYYSIPSIPYLVPQVTGFDVEHPWGTPDNPTPTSNHLVFIFLPDNMADLSLIQTEYPGGTLSEKIGANGETLYWLYEYTDT; the protein is encoded by the coding sequence ATGTCCGCTTCGCAGCGTAACCTCGCCACGTGCCTGCTGGCAGGCGGCGGATCGCTTGCCATCTTAAGCCAGATCACACAGGCCGCGCTTCCGCTGGACAGCCGGCGGGAAACGCTCATCCTGATGTTTATCGGTCTGGCGGCTTTTCTGCTTGGCATCTTTGCAGCACGAGAGGAGCGGATCGTTCCGTGGTTGGAGGATTGGCTTCAAAAGCCGGTGAAGTGGCTGCAGCTTGAAACCTGGCAATTCGTAGCGCTGTTTCTCGCCCTTTGTTTCGCTATCCTGACCCATTTCGCTGCGGGTTATTCACCGCTAATGATCAGTCCGCTTGCTGCATGGGCGGCATGGCTGATCGGAATCAGCTACTGTCTCATGGGCTGTTGGAACGCCACCGGTTTCAGTTTGCGCGCCAACTGGAAGGTGCTCGCCCTCGCCCTTGGGTTTGCGGTCTTGGCGCTTCCTTTCCGTGCCATTGCCACGAACGAAATTCCCATCATCTTGATGGGCGACGAAGCATCCGCCGGGATTTACGGCAGGGAGATCCTCGAGGGCGAAGCGAACAACCCCTTCGCGGCAGGATGGTACGCCTTCCCCGGCTTGTATTTTTTCATTCCAGCCGCATCCATCTCCCTGCTCGGAAGTACGACCGCCGCGCTTCGCATCCCCTCGGCGATAGCTGGTGCGTTGACCGTGGGCGGAGTCTACCTCGCGGGGCGTATCATGTTTGGCAAACGGGCGGGTATTCTCGCTGCGATCGCACTGGCGGGATTTCACTTTCACATCCATTTCAGCCGCATTGGCTTGAACAATATCTGGGATGGGCTGTTCTTCGTCCTGACCGTCGGTGCGGTTTGGTACGCTTGGGAAAAGGAAGACCGCAATGCCTACATCTTGACCGGGCTGGGGATCGGGCTTTCGCAGTATTTCTATCCCAGCAGCCGCGCGTTGCTGGCTGTCGTATTCGGGGGAATCATGATCAGCAGTGTGTTCGATCCGCAACGATTAAAGCGCGCGGCGAAAAACATCCTTTTGATGATAATCGTCGCTGTCGTGGTTTTCCTTCCGCTCGCGTGGTATTACACCCGCTACCCGGCGCAGTATTTTGCCCCGCTGGAGAGGGTCAGCATCCTCGGCGAATGGATGGAGAATGAGATCCTGATCACCGGCTTGCCCGCCTGGCGCATCCTGCTGAAACAGCTTTTACTTGGTATCCAGGCTTTTACATATATCCCCTTGCAGCACTGGTATCGTCCCGAAGTACCGCTGATGCGCGCATGGTATGCAGGTTTTTTCCTGCTGGGGTTGGTTTATCTGATCTCGCGCCCAAAGGAAAGCAGGTCCATCTTCCTGTTCGTCTGGCTGGGAGTTTACATTCTGCTGGGAGGATTAAGCGAATCGACACCCGCGTCCCAGCGATATGTAGCCGCTGCGCCGCTTTGCGCGCTGATCCTTGCGCATGGACTCAGTGAAACTGTCATTTTGATCGAAAGGATGTGGCAAAGCTCACATCGTTATACGACAGCCGCCATACTTGCAATCGCGATCCTCATCGCGATTGGGGATGTCAATTTCTATTTCAACAAATACACGCCGCACACCCACATTGCCTTAGGCGAAGAGCCTGGCATGATTGCACAAGAAATCTCCAACGACATCCTTGAGAAACCGCAGGGAACGCAGGCTTTCTTCTTCAAGAATTCGGTCATGGGTTATTATTCCATCCCCAGCATCCCTTACCTCGTGCCGCAGGTAACTGGCTTTGATGTCGAACATCCTTGGGGTACGCCGGACAATCCCACCCCCACATCCAATCATCTTGTATTTATATTTCTGCCCGATAATATGGCTGATCTTTCGCTCATACAGACCGAATACCCCGGAGGAACGCTCAGCGAAAAAATCGGAGCAAACGGGGAAACCCTATATTGGCTATACGAATACACTGACACATAA
- a CDS encoding GNAT family N-acetyltransferase, producing MVNYAVRPALESESAQIKELIHLVGINPAGLDWRRFIVAVDESGRVLSCGQVKPHGCNDEILELASIATHPDHRNQGLARKVIEALLERTPRPLYLMCMAHNGPVYEKFGFVPLEYDEMPRYFQRIKKIFDVANIVWKDEDLLVMKLG from the coding sequence ATGGTCAACTATGCGGTTCGCCCGGCGCTGGAATCAGAATCCGCTCAAATTAAGGAATTAATTCATTTGGTCGGGATCAACCCGGCGGGTCTGGATTGGAGGCGCTTTATCGTCGCAGTGGACGAATCCGGCAGAGTCCTCTCCTGCGGACAGGTCAAACCGCATGGGTGCAACGACGAAATCCTTGAACTGGCTTCGATCGCAACACATCCCGACCACCGTAATCAGGGGCTGGCACGCAAGGTCATCGAGGCTTTGCTGGAGCGAACGCCGCGCCCCTTGTATTTGATGTGCATGGCACATAATGGACCGGTTTATGAAAAGTTCGGCTTTGTCCCGCTCGAATACGACGAGATGCCGCGTTACTTCCAGCGCATCAAAAAGATCTTCGACGTGGCAAACATTGTCTGGAAAGACGAAGATTTGCTTGTGATGAAGTTGGGGTAA